The Columba livia isolate bColLiv1 breed racing homer chromosome 13, bColLiv1.pat.W.v2, whole genome shotgun sequence genome has a segment encoding these proteins:
- the ARL2BP gene encoding ADP-ribosylation factor-like protein 2-binding protein isoform X1: METSDEENFGVAVSSPSDAEFDAVIGYLEDIIMDDDFQLIQRTFMEKHYQEFDDSEENKLIYTSIFNEYISLVEKYIEEKLLDRIPGFNMTAFTMSLQQHKDEMAGDIFDMLLTFTDFLAFKEMFLDYRAEKEGRSLDLSSGLVVTSLNKSSISSS; this comes from the exons ATGGAGACTTCCGATGAAGAAAACTTTGGTGTAGCCGT cTCCTCCCCTTCTGACGCAGAGTTTGATGCGGTCATTGGCTATCTGGAGGATATTATAATGG ATGATGATTTCCAGTTAATACAGAGGACTTTTATGGAGAAGCACTACCAGGAGTTCGATgactcagaagaaaacaagctcATCTATActtctatttttaatgaatat atcTCTTTAGTAGAGAAATACATTGAAGAAAAATTGCTTGATCGGATTCCTGGTTTTAATATGACTGCTTTCACAATGTCATTGCA ACAGCACAAAGATGAAATGGCAGGTGATATATTTGATATGCTCCTCACATTCACTGACTTTCTGGCTTTCAAAGAAATGTTCTTGGATTACAGAGCT GAAAAAGAAGGTCGAAGTCTGGATTTAAGCAGTGGATTAGTGGTGACTTCATTAAACAAATCATCAATATCCTCTTCCTAG
- the ARL2BP gene encoding ADP-ribosylation factor-like protein 2-binding protein isoform X2 has product MRIPLKQLSQCHGLFCRLQLGNYSVIFSSPSDAEFDAVIGYLEDIIMDDDFQLIQRTFMEKHYQEFDDSEENKLIYTSIFNEYISLVEKYIEEKLLDRIPGFNMTAFTMSLQQHKDEMAGDIFDMLLTFTDFLAFKEMFLDYRAEKEGRSLDLSSGLVVTSLNKSSISSS; this is encoded by the exons ATGAGAATCCCCTTGAAGCAGTTGAGTCAGTGCCATGGATTGTTTTGTAGGTTGCAACTAGGAAATTATTCAGTTATCTT cTCCTCCCCTTCTGACGCAGAGTTTGATGCGGTCATTGGCTATCTGGAGGATATTATAATGG ATGATGATTTCCAGTTAATACAGAGGACTTTTATGGAGAAGCACTACCAGGAGTTCGATgactcagaagaaaacaagctcATCTATActtctatttttaatgaatat atcTCTTTAGTAGAGAAATACATTGAAGAAAAATTGCTTGATCGGATTCCTGGTTTTAATATGACTGCTTTCACAATGTCATTGCA ACAGCACAAAGATGAAATGGCAGGTGATATATTTGATATGCTCCTCACATTCACTGACTTTCTGGCTTTCAAAGAAATGTTCTTGGATTACAGAGCT GAAAAAGAAGGTCGAAGTCTGGATTTAAGCAGTGGATTAGTGGTGACTTCATTAAACAAATCATCAATATCCTCTTCCTAG
- the RSPRY1 gene encoding RING finger and SPRY domain-containing protein 1 isoform X1, protein MIVVALVVFYASRSLFQGLLLTLEHHIPHLLGALGTSSMGNSCVCRDDSGAEDNVESRSRQTENSRVHVPEARSHPRDPVRPPRRGRGPHEPRRKKQNVDGLVLDTLAVIRTLVDNDQEPPYSMITLHEMAETDEGWLEVVQSLIRVIPLEDPLGPAVITLLLDECPLPTKDALQKLTEILNLSGAAACRDACHPAKHRNTTAVLGCLAEKLAGPASIGLLSPGILEYLLHSLNFQSHPTVMLFALIALEKFAQTSENKMTVSETCISDQLILLEKWTDNPDYLKRQVGFCAQWSLDNLFLKEGRQFTYEKVDLTNIRAMLNSNDVSEYLKISPHGLEARCDASSFESVRCTFCVDSGVWYYEVTVVTSGVMQIGWATKDSKFLNHEGYGIGDDEYSCAYDGCRQLIWYNARSKPHSHPCWKEGDTIGFLLDLHEKQMIFYLNGNQLPAEKQVFSSAVSGFFAAASFMSYQQCEFNFGAKPFKYPPSMKFSTFNDYAFLTAEEKIILPRHRRLALLKQVSIRENCCTLCCDEVADTELRPCGHSDLCMECALQLETCPLCRQEIQTRVRQISHIS, encoded by the exons ATGATTGTAGTTGCTTTGGTTGTGTTCTATGCTAGCAGAAGCCTTTTTCAAGGTTTACTGTTGACTCTAGAGCACCACATTCCCCACTTACTGGGAGCCTTGGGGACTAGCAGTATGGGAAACTCATGCGTTTGCCGTGATGACAGCGGAGCAGAAGACAACGTGGAATCTCGGAGTCGGCAAACGGAGAACAGTAGAGTACATGTACCTGAAGCAAGAAGCCACCCAAGGGACCCTGTCCGTCCACCCAGGAGGGGTCGAGGGCCTCATGAACcgagaaggaaaaaacagaatgtGGATGGGCTAGTACTTGACACACTGGCTGTAATTCGGACGTTAGTAGATAA TGACCAGGAGCCTCCTTATTCAATGATCACGTTACATGAAATGGCAGAAACAG ATGAAGGCTGGTTGGAAGTTGTCCAGTCTTTAATTAGAGTTATTCCATTAGAAGATCCCCTGGGACCAGCTGTTATAACTCTACTGCTTGATGAATGTCCGCTGCCAACAAAA GATGCATTACAAAAGTTAACTGAAATATTAAACTTGAGTGGAGCTGCTGCTTGCCGGGATGCTTGTCACCCTGCCAAACATCGGAACACAACTGCAGTCCTGGGCTGCTTAGCAGAGAAGTTAGCAG GTCCTGCAAGCATAGGCTTACTCAGCCCAGGCATATTGGAATATTTACTTCACAGCTTG AACTTCCAGTCCCATCCGACGGTGATGCTTTTTGCACTAATAGCATTGGAGAAGTTTGCACAAACAA gtgaaaataaaatgacagtTTCTGAAACGTGCATTAGTGACCAGCTGATCTTGCTAGAGAAATGGACAGATAATCCAGACTATTTAAAGCGCCAGGTTGGATTCTGCGCCCAGTGGAGTTTAGACAATCTGT ttttaaaagaaGGGAGGCAGTTTACATATGAAAAGGTTGACTTGACCAACATCAGGGCTATGCTGAACAGTAATGATGTCAGTGAATACCTGAAGATCTCGCCACATGGATTAGAG gCTCGATGTGATGCCTCATCCTTTGAAAGCGTTAGATGTACGTTCTGTGTTGATTCTGGAGTTTGGTACTATGAAGTTACAGTTGTTACTTCGGGAGTGATGCAGATAGGATGGGCTACCAAAGACAGCAAATTTCTCAATCAC GAAGGTTACGGCATTGGGGACGATGAGTACTCCTGTGCGTATGATGGGTGCAGGCAGCTGATTTGGTATAATGCCAGAAGTAAACCACATTCCCATCCCTGTTGGAAAGAAG GAGACACAATAGGATTTCTACTAGACTTGCACGAAAAGCAGATGATCTTCTATTTAAATGGAAACCAGCTTCCTGCTGAGAAGCAAGTATTTTCATCTGCTGT ATCTGGCTTCTTTGCTGCAGCTAGTTTCATGTCCTATCAACAATGTGAGTTCAACTTTGGGGCAAAACCTTTCAAGTACCCCCCATCAATGAAGTTTAGCACCTTTAATGATTATGCCTTTCtaacagcagaagagaaaatcaTTTTGCCCAG ACACAGGCGCTTGGCTTTGTTGAAGCAAGTGAGTATCCGAGAGAACTGCTGCACGCTTTGCTGTGATGAGGTAGCAGACACAGAACTCAGGCCATGTGGACACAG tGACCTGTGCATGGAGTGTGCCTTGCAACTGGAGACCTGCCCTTTGTGTCGACAGGAAATACAAACCCGAGTCAGACAGATCTCTCACATTTCATGA
- the RSPRY1 gene encoding RING finger and SPRY domain-containing protein 1 isoform X2: MGNSCVCRDDSGAEDNVESRSRQTENSRVHVPEARSHPRDPVRPPRRGRGPHEPRRKKQNVDGLVLDTLAVIRTLVDNDQEPPYSMITLHEMAETDEGWLEVVQSLIRVIPLEDPLGPAVITLLLDECPLPTKDALQKLTEILNLSGAAACRDACHPAKHRNTTAVLGCLAEKLAGPASIGLLSPGILEYLLHSLNFQSHPTVMLFALIALEKFAQTSENKMTVSETCISDQLILLEKWTDNPDYLKRQVGFCAQWSLDNLFLKEGRQFTYEKVDLTNIRAMLNSNDVSEYLKISPHGLEARCDASSFESVRCTFCVDSGVWYYEVTVVTSGVMQIGWATKDSKFLNHEGYGIGDDEYSCAYDGCRQLIWYNARSKPHSHPCWKEGDTIGFLLDLHEKQMIFYLNGNQLPAEKQVFSSAVSGFFAAASFMSYQQCEFNFGAKPFKYPPSMKFSTFNDYAFLTAEEKIILPRHRRLALLKQVSIRENCCTLCCDEVADTELRPCGHSDLCMECALQLETCPLCRQEIQTRVRQISHIS; this comes from the exons ATGGGAAACTCATGCGTTTGCCGTGATGACAGCGGAGCAGAAGACAACGTGGAATCTCGGAGTCGGCAAACGGAGAACAGTAGAGTACATGTACCTGAAGCAAGAAGCCACCCAAGGGACCCTGTCCGTCCACCCAGGAGGGGTCGAGGGCCTCATGAACcgagaaggaaaaaacagaatgtGGATGGGCTAGTACTTGACACACTGGCTGTAATTCGGACGTTAGTAGATAA TGACCAGGAGCCTCCTTATTCAATGATCACGTTACATGAAATGGCAGAAACAG ATGAAGGCTGGTTGGAAGTTGTCCAGTCTTTAATTAGAGTTATTCCATTAGAAGATCCCCTGGGACCAGCTGTTATAACTCTACTGCTTGATGAATGTCCGCTGCCAACAAAA GATGCATTACAAAAGTTAACTGAAATATTAAACTTGAGTGGAGCTGCTGCTTGCCGGGATGCTTGTCACCCTGCCAAACATCGGAACACAACTGCAGTCCTGGGCTGCTTAGCAGAGAAGTTAGCAG GTCCTGCAAGCATAGGCTTACTCAGCCCAGGCATATTGGAATATTTACTTCACAGCTTG AACTTCCAGTCCCATCCGACGGTGATGCTTTTTGCACTAATAGCATTGGAGAAGTTTGCACAAACAA gtgaaaataaaatgacagtTTCTGAAACGTGCATTAGTGACCAGCTGATCTTGCTAGAGAAATGGACAGATAATCCAGACTATTTAAAGCGCCAGGTTGGATTCTGCGCCCAGTGGAGTTTAGACAATCTGT ttttaaaagaaGGGAGGCAGTTTACATATGAAAAGGTTGACTTGACCAACATCAGGGCTATGCTGAACAGTAATGATGTCAGTGAATACCTGAAGATCTCGCCACATGGATTAGAG gCTCGATGTGATGCCTCATCCTTTGAAAGCGTTAGATGTACGTTCTGTGTTGATTCTGGAGTTTGGTACTATGAAGTTACAGTTGTTACTTCGGGAGTGATGCAGATAGGATGGGCTACCAAAGACAGCAAATTTCTCAATCAC GAAGGTTACGGCATTGGGGACGATGAGTACTCCTGTGCGTATGATGGGTGCAGGCAGCTGATTTGGTATAATGCCAGAAGTAAACCACATTCCCATCCCTGTTGGAAAGAAG GAGACACAATAGGATTTCTACTAGACTTGCACGAAAAGCAGATGATCTTCTATTTAAATGGAAACCAGCTTCCTGCTGAGAAGCAAGTATTTTCATCTGCTGT ATCTGGCTTCTTTGCTGCAGCTAGTTTCATGTCCTATCAACAATGTGAGTTCAACTTTGGGGCAAAACCTTTCAAGTACCCCCCATCAATGAAGTTTAGCACCTTTAATGATTATGCCTTTCtaacagcagaagagaaaatcaTTTTGCCCAG ACACAGGCGCTTGGCTTTGTTGAAGCAAGTGAGTATCCGAGAGAACTGCTGCACGCTTTGCTGTGATGAGGTAGCAGACACAGAACTCAGGCCATGTGGACACAG tGACCTGTGCATGGAGTGTGCCTTGCAACTGGAGACCTGCCCTTTGTGTCGACAGGAAATACAAACCCGAGTCAGACAGATCTCTCACATTTCATGA